The genome window CCAGGTTTTAAGCGGTACTTCGAATGATTCAATGCAGCCTCCATTCATCGTCGTAAATAGGCTTCTCCCGGAAAGTACCGGTCGCAGAAATAGCACGCCCCCACGGGCAGAAATTTCGGGATGCGGTAATAGGTCCGCCGGATCGCGGCCAATATCCGGTCTCGGTAGACCTCGTATTTGAACCCATCGCCCATGACTAGAGTGAAGCGCGCGCCGTCTTGAAGGATCGCGTGCTCCTCGGTATGGGCGAAGTACGGGGAATATTCTCCCTCGGCGGGTACGCCCTTGTGCAGCACCGCCAAACGCTGTCCAGCGAAGCGCCGAAAGTCCGTGAGGATGTCATCGTGACGGCCGTGGTAGGTGGTCTGCCCCCACACCGGAACGTAAGTCTTGGAATGATAAGACGCGATGGCCGCCGCCGAATAGCCTGCCGACAGCAAGGCTGCATCCCCGCGATATCGCGCGATCTGTTTGAGTAGCTCAGGCATGCGAGTGTGATAGACAAAACCATCGTGGACCTTGGTTTTTTCCCAAACGCTCAGAGGCAGGGCAAGAACCGCGAACACGGCCACCACGTGCAGCGTTGAGAAAAAGCCGAGGTAAATCCAACTCGGCCGCAACTCGCGCGCGTTCAAAACCAATGCGGCGGATGCAAAGAAAACAGGGATGAAGCCGAACATCCAATGCAAGCCCACTGTTTTCCCCAACGACACCATGGCGAACAATGCGTACGGCAAGATCCAAAGCCACAGCAGCGCGCGCGCGGCGGGCGATTTCCACGCCGAGCGCAAGCCCTCTCGCACACGAGTCATCCGGTAAAGGGCGAAGGGGCACAAGGTATAGACCACGCACACAACGTATAGCCCGATGGACTGGACACCCAGTGTTGCATTGCTCGTGCGGTTAAAGGCGTTGAACAAAAGCGTGGACCAGCAATGCTTGTAATTCCACCACGCGTGCAGAAAGCCGAACGGCAGCGAACACAGGAGGATGAGCCCAGCCGCCTTCCAACGATCAGGGATGGAAGGTGTGGTGGCGATAAACACGAGGAATGCGATACCTAGCAGCACAGCGAAGTACTTCGACAGAAACGCGCAGCCCAGCATCGCACCCGCGATCCCGTGCCAACGTAGCTTGCCCTCATGAACCGCCAGTACGAAGCTCGCCGCCGAGAGCGCCATGAACACGAGCAAAGGCGTATCCGTGGTGATGACGACGTTGATCACGTTCGCGGGAACCAGCAGGATCAAACATCCCGCAAGATAGGCTTGGCGCTGCCCCAGGCGCTTTAGCAGCGCCACGAAGATCGCGCTCACCAACAATGGCGCCATTACTGAAGGCAAGCGCACCACCCAAGGCGCGTCCGACCACCGCAACATGAGCCAGGCAATCCAGCCCATCATGGGCGGGTGATCGTAGTAGCCGTAATCCGGATACTGCCCCCAGAAAAGAAAGTAAGCTTCGTCGCTCAAGATGGGGAAGCGCGCGGCGATCATGAGCCGCAATAAAAAAGATGCGCCGAGGAGTACAAAGTACGCGCGGCGCCAGTTGGCCTGGCTCGCCAAGGAGTTTTCTAGGATCAATGGGGATAATTGAACAGTCGGTGACCGGCGGCATGATAACGGAGGCGCGCCCCCTCCTCGCGCGCAGGCATGCCATTATCGTTTTCATATCGATGGCCGCCATTGCGCTCGGTGGTTGCACCGGTTCGGCCCCTACCTCCCCGCGGATGGCCGGCATCGCCGTTGCTGGCACGTCCGAATACGCGTTCCAGCA of Betaproteobacteria bacterium contains these proteins:
- a CDS encoding glycosyltransferase family 39 protein, whose protein sequence is MIAARFPILSDEAYFLFWGQYPDYGYYDHPPMMGWIAWLMLRWSDAPWVVRLPSVMAPLLVSAIFVALLKRLGQRQAYLAGCLILLVPANVINVVITTDTPLLVFMALSAASFVLAVHEGKLRWHGIAGAMLGCAFLSKYFAVLLGIAFLVFIATTPSIPDRWKAAGLILLCSLPFGFLHAWWNYKHCWSTLLFNAFNRTSNATLGVQSIGLYVVCVVYTLCPFALYRMTRVREGLRSAWKSPAARALLWLWILPYALFAMVSLGKTVGLHWMFGFIPVFFASAALVLNARELRPSWIYLGFFSTLHVVAVFAVLALPLSVWEKTKVHDGFVYHTRMPELLKQIARYRGDAALLSAGYSAAAIASYHSKTYVPVWGQTTYHGRHDDILTDFRRFAGQRLAVLHKGVPAEGEYSPYFAHTEEHAILQDGARFTLVMGDGFKYEVYRDRILAAIRRTYYRIPKFLPVGACYFCDRYFPGEAYLRR